One Lucilia cuprina isolate Lc7/37 chromosome 4, ASM2204524v1, whole genome shotgun sequence DNA segment encodes these proteins:
- the LOC111690748 gene encoding DNA ligase 3, whose translation MFLRKLKKVLIVNNFSHYNINKQLSKMWHVEDNRLATFTRICDEIAEERSYLNKAKILENFLRKGCNKKEFQGDTLLWIRMLIPGDSQRVYNLQNKQMVKLFSRLFNSDAHEMQLDLEQEGDVSETLRKFFESSTKLKPQKNSSLYLQEVEEFLQKLEQRTKEDEQTELLRQLCKQTTATDLKMIIRIIKQDLRMNAKASHVLAAFGPMAYASYQATRDLEQVVKQFSFKNAKDSKKADLVPVAAVKGKKGKVVNVQVMTPISPMLANACNSVEDAFKKSPNGLFSEIKYDGERVQIHKQGNEFKFFSRNLKPVMEHKVKRFKEFIPKAFPGAGDMILDSEIILVDTITGELLPFGSLGAHKKKEYQNAEVCLFVFDCILFKGEDLTNVSFRERRKILEDNITPIKSYVQLSESHFLKTKNELSLMTAKVLKANLEGVVLKDPSGTYQPGKRGWLKVKKDYLFGGRMADTADLVCLGASYGSGKKGGVLSIFLMGCYDRRDRLWKTVTKVHTGLDDKTRLEMHDHLMKLMERSDGKQAPSWFLCNKPLIPDFVAKDPKVMPVWEITGAEFTKSSEHTASGISIRFPRITRLRDDKSAEQANDLELLEKLYEASKNNVNVDLLIKGCDNDGDNKNDKVKINSKINLQKTPKKTIQPEDNVSPCSSKKIKAETPSSSSRKRQLVEDNDKLQNNKKIKTEPLDNNDKKTSRKQLTLDSAFKTSTNIKKEEKADQVVKIEKESNLFKNVAAYFENVKSSTEVIKHFKAHSGIVTTDPKKADLVFYESYNVNVKLSDCREKYRKTSHHLNIQWLNECIKQRKLLDYGLYAICIN comes from the exons aTGTTTTTACGCaagcttaaaaaagttttgattgtaaacaattttagtcattataacataaacaaacaattgagCAAGATGTGGCATGTCGAAGACAATCGTTTAGCGACATTTACTCGAATTTGTGATGAAATTGCTGAGGAACGTAGTTACTTAAATAAAGCAAAGATTTTGGAGAATTTTTTGCGCAAGGGCTGTAATAAAAAGGAATTCCAAGGCGATACTTTACTATGGATACGCATGTTAATACCTGGAGATTCTCAACGtgtttataatttacaaaataaacaaatggtGAAACTGTTTTCGCGGCTTTTTAATAGCGATGCCCATGAAATGCAATTAGATTTGGAACAAG agGGAGATGTTTCAGAAACTTTGCGTAAATTCTTTGAATCTTCCACAAAATTAAAACCTCAAAAGAATAGTAGTTTGTATTTACAAGAAGTGGaagagtttttacaaaaattggagcAACGTACTAAGGAAGATGAACAAACGGAGCTATTAAGGCAGCTTTGTAAACAAACTACTGCAACTGATTTAAAAATG ATCATTCGAATAATAAAACAAGATCTTCGAATGAATGCGAAAGCTAGTCATGTATTGGCTGCTTTTGGCCCCATGGCTTATGCATCCTATCAAGCTACCAGAGATTTGGAGCAGGTTGTAaagcaattttcatttaaaaatgctAAAGATAGCAAAAAAGCTGATTTGGTACCGGTGGCAGCAGTTAAAGGAAAAAAG GGCAAAGTGGTTAATGTTCAAGTCATGACACCAATATCTCCCATGTTAGCTAATGCATGTAATTCCGTAGAAGATGCTTTTAAGAAAAGTCCCAATGGTTTATTTAGTGAAATTAAATACGATGGCGAAAGAGTGCAAATTCACAAGCAGGGAAATGAatttaa attttttagtCGTAATTTAAAACCTGTTATGGAACACAAAGTTAAACGATTTAAGGAATTCATACCCAAG gcTTTTCCTGGAGCTGGTGATATGATATTGGATTCTGAAATTATTTTAGTTGATACGATAACAGGTGAACTATTGCCTTTCGGTTCTTTAGGGGCCCATAAGAAAAAAGAGTATCAGAACGCTGAAGTCTGTCTTTTTGTATTTGATTGTATATTGTTTAAAGGAGAAGATCTAACAAATGt atCTTTTAGGGAAAGGCGTAAAATATTAGAGGATAATATAACACCTATTAAATCATACGTCCAATTATCAGAATCTCATTTTctcaaaactaaaaatgaatTGTCTCTAATGACAGCTAAAGTTTTGAAAGCCAATTTAGAAGGAGTAGTTTTGAAAGATCCCTCTGGCACTTATCAGCCTGGCAAGCGAGGTTGGTTGAAAGTTAAAAAAGATTATCTTTTTGGGGGTCGTATGGCTGATACTGCAGATTTGGTATGTTTAGGTGCGTCTTATGGTTCCGGTAAGAAAGGAGGTGTTCTTAGTATATTCCTAATGGGTTGTTATGATCGGCGAGATCGTTTGTGGAAAACGGTGACAAAAGTACATACTGGTTTGGATGATAAAACACGTTTGGAAATGCATGATCATTTAATGAAACTTATGGAAAGATCTGATGGAAAACAGGCTCCCTCATGGTTTTTGTGCAATAAACCCTTAATACCAGATTTTGTTGCAAAAGATCCAAAAGTTATGCCTGTATGGGAAATAACCGGTGCGGAATTTACAAAATCTAGTGAACATACAGCATCTGGCATATCAATACGATTTCCTCGTATAACACGTTTAAGAGATGACAAGTCAGCAGAGCAAGCAAATGATTTGGAACTTTTGGAGAAATTGTATGAAGCctcaaaaaataatgtaaatgttGATTTATTAATTAAGGGTTGTGATAACGATGGCGACAACAAAAATGATAAAGtcaaaataaatagtaaaattaatttacaaaaaactccTAAGAAAACTATACAACCAGAAGATAATGTTTCACCCTGCagcagtaaaaaaattaaagccgAAACTCCCAGTTCCAGTAGTAGGAAAAGACAACTGGTAGAAGATAATGACaaactacaaaataataaaaaaattaaaacagaacctTTAGATAACAATGATAAGAAAACTTCCCGCAAGCAATTGACTTTAGATAGTGCCTTTAAAACATCAACTAACATTAAGAAGGAAGAAAAGGCTGATCAAGttgtaaaaattgaaaaagaaagtaatttatttaagaatgtTGCAGcctattttgaaaatgttaaaagctCCACTGAGGTGATTAAACACTTTAAAGCCCACAGTGGTATAGTTACCACAGATCCAAAGAAAGCTGATTTGGTTTTTTATGAATCCTataatgttaatgtaaaattaagtGATTGTAGAGAAAAGTATAGGAAAACTAGTCatcatttaaatatacaatGGTTAAACGAATGTATAAAACAGAGAAAATTATTAGATTATGGTCTTTAtgcaatttgtataaattaa
- the LOC111690749 gene encoding probable cytochrome P450 9f2 (The RefSeq protein has 11 substitutions compared to this genomic sequence) — protein sequence MWIEFIILAIVAAILFYRWATTNNGYFKKRNLPFDKPIFLLGSGKDIIFGKKSVLQTLCEFYNKEDDIVYGVFDGRQPVYLVRDPQLVKNVMIKDFDHFVNRRNFIDTGGSGNLITYSLFFLQNETWRDMRNTLSPAFTGSKMRQMFKLIVSEIEESMKYLNDEIHNNGSKETGLELDVKDFTSRLTVDIIASTAFGLTVNSFKNKNNEFYTKAQKTIKFTALQQIKIMVIDLFPRVARIFKLALFNKDFVDYFKRLVLDAMKYRVEKNIQRPDMINLLMEARGMIPTDSPKTHFREWSDVEVVAQCFLFFFAGMEPSSAIMSFSVHELMEHAEVQEKLYQEILQYSEDSENESVTYDALKRMPYMDKVVSEMLRKWPVTLVTDRVCNKDYIYESNNKRLEIKKGEILRIPMCAIHRDPKYYSEPDIIDPERFSAENKTKIEDAAYLPFGLGPRICIANRFAIMEIKAFLFYLLRDYRLEASPKTMRPLELKKSGLQLVPEKGFWIQVVPRK from the exons ATGTgtatagaatttattatattgGCAATTGTagcagttattttattttatcgttGGGCTACAACAAATGATGGCTATTTTAAAAAACGCAATTTACCCTTTGACAAGCCCATATTTTTATTGGGTAGCGGTAAGGATATAATATTCGGCAAGAAATCAGTTTTACAAACATTATGTGAATTCTACAATAAAGAAGATGACAT CGTCTATGGTGTTTTCGATGGTCGTCAACCAGTATATCTAGTACGAGATCCACAACTAGTGAAGAATGTTATGATAAAAGATTTTGATCATTTCGTAAATCGTCGTAATTTCATAGATACCGGAGGTAGTGGCAATTTAATTACATACTCATTATTTTTCTTGCAAAACGAAACATGGCGTGATATGCGCAACACTTTAAGTCCAGCATTTACCGGCAGTAAAATGCGACAAATGTTTAAACTTATTGTCTCTGAAATAGAAGAGTCCATGAAATATCTCAACGATGAAATACACAATAATGGTTCGAAAGAAAATGGTTTAGAGTTGGATGTTAAAGATTTTACTTCTCGTTTAACGGTCGATATAATAGCATCTACAGCATTTGGTTTGAAAGCcaattcgtttaaaaataagaacaatGAATTCTATACTAAAgctcaaaaaacaattaagtttACAGCACTGcagcaaattaaattaatggTTATTGATTTATTTCCTCGAGTGGCGAGG ATATTTAAACTAGCTTTGTTTAACAAGGATTTTGTAGATTATTTCAAGCGTTTGGTTTTAGATGCTATGAAATATCGTGTTGAAAACAATATTCAACGTCCCGATATGATTAATCTTTTAATGGAAGCTAGAGGCATGATACCAACTGATAGCCCAAAAACTCATTTTCGTGAATGGAGTGATGTTGAAGTAGTAGCACAATGTTTCCTGTTCTTTTTTGCCGGTATGGAACCATCATCGGCTATTATGAGTTTTAGTGTACACGAGCTTATGGAACATGCCGAAGTACAGGAAAAACTTTACCAAGAAATACTTCAATATAGTGAAGATTCGGAAAATGAATCCGTTACGTATGATGCTTTGAAAAGAATGCCTTATATGGATAAAGTTGTGTCTGAAATGTTGCGCAAATGGCCGGTTACCTTAGTAACGGATCGTGTATGTAATAAAGACTACATCTACGAATCGAATAATAAGAGGCTTGAAATTAAAAAGGGTGAAATACTACGTATACCAATGTGTGCCATACATAGAGATCCCAAATATTATTCTGAACCAGATATTATAGATCCTGAACGATTTAGTGctgaaaataaaacgaaaatagaAGATTGTGCATATTTACCATTTGGTTTGGGTCCCAGAATATGCATag CTAATCGTTTCGCTATAATGGAGATTAAggcttttattttctatttattacgAGATTACCGTTTGGAGGCATCAACGAAAACAATGAGAcctttagaattaaaaaaatccgGTTTACAACTTGTACCGGAAAAGGGTTTTTGGATACAAGTTGTACCAcgcaaataa